A single Sporosarcina sp. FSL W8-0480 DNA region contains:
- the rplX gene encoding 50S ribosomal protein L24 has protein sequence MHVKKGDKVMVITGKDKGKTGVILAAFPKKDRVLVEGVNIVKKHTKPNQVNPQGGIISQEAAIHVSNVMPIDPKTGEPTRVGYKIEDGKKIRIAKKSGEALDK, from the coding sequence ATGGTCATCACCGGTAAAGACAAAGGTAAGACCGGCGTTATCTTAGCTGCTTTCCCTAAGAAGGATCGTGTGCTTGTGGAAGGTGTTAACATCGTAAAGAAACATACGAAACCGAACCAAGTCAATCCTCAAGGCGGAATTATCAGCCAAGAAGCAGCGATCCATGTATCCAACGTCATGCCAATCGATCCTAAAACAGGCGAACCAACTCGCGTAGGTTACAAAATCGAAGATGGCAAAAAGATTCGTATTGCAAAAAAATCCGGTGAAGCACTGGACAAATGA